DNA from Candidatus Saccharimonadales bacterium:
AAGCGTGCATTTTGCCGGTTGCGAGCTTCGTCTAGTGTGACACCTATAAAACCAAGCTCTTCACATATCCTCGATCTAATTTTTGGAGCATTTTCGCCGATACCGCCAGTAAACACAAGTGTGTCGAGTCCACCAAGTGCCGCCGCAAAACCACCTATACTTTTTTTGACTTGGTAGCAAAATATTTCTACGGCGTCTTTAGCGCGACTATCTTCGGCCTCAATCTCGAGCAATTTTTTCATATCTGCCGTCGTCTCCGAGATACCCAGTAGTCCCGATTCAAAGTTGACCATACGGCTAAATCTTTTAGCATCGTATCCTTCAGCTCGGGAGAGATATAAAGCTAAGCCCGGATCAAGATCACCCGAACGAGTGCTCATTGGAATGCCCGAAGCTGGCGTCATGCTCATTGTAGTATCAATCGGTTTTGAGTTTTCCAAAGCCGTGAGGCTAGCACCGTTACCTAAATGAGCAATTATAACCCTTCCATCTGCAATGTTTTCGCCCTCAACACGCCGGAGTTCTTCTAAAATATAGGCGTACGACAAACCATGAAAACCATAACGCCGTATGCCTTTCGCTTCGAGATGGCGGGGGATCGGCAAAATTCGTGAGCGTGATGGTAAGTCGTGGTAAAACGCTGTATCAAAACAAAGCACCTGCAGAGCTTGCGGCAGTAAACTTTGAAAAACCTTAACAAGCTCTAACTCCGTCGGTAAGTGATCGGGGCTAAAAGCTGTAAGTTTTTGCAATTCCTTTAGTACGTTGTTCGTTGCAATTTGCGCTTGGTAATAGCTTGGCCCGCCATTCACAATTCTATGACCAACCGCGACAATACTGCCAAAATTCACCTGGGGCTCAAGCCAACTGGTTAATAACTTAACTGCGTCTAAGTGATTATTTGCAGTGACCAGCTTTTTCGCGCTGGAAGTTACTAAACTTGCCGAGGATCCAATATTTTCGACTGTGGCTTCTAGGATTTTACGATCGGCCAAAAATAGGCCGAGCTTAACACTAGATGAACCTCCGTTAACCGTCAGAATATATTGGTCACTTTTCATAAATCTTACGCTTATTATACCCTCATATCTTAATTGTATGAAATAGCCCGATAAAGCGTAGCTAATTTCACACTCATAGGCTGTGATTTTAGTCACAGGCACACAACAAGTTTGTGTATATAATTTAAACCCATGATTAAACCAAGAACAATATACGGCATTATGACAACCGGAGGCGTCATTGGCGCAATAGCCGCCTTTTTGCAAACAACCGAAAAAATACAGCTGCTTAAAAACAAAGATGCGATTTTGGCTTGCGACTTAGGTAGTATATTTAGTTGCTCAGATGTGTTGAGCGCCTGGCAAAGTTCTGTTTTTGGGTTCCCAAACTCATTAATGTGCATGACCTTGTTTACAATTTTTGCTGCCACTGCGCTAGTGGGGTTGAGCGGCGGGGTTTTGCCCAAAAAGTTACGACTAAGCATACATGCACTATCTTTATTTACGCTGGGTTTTGCCTTGTGGTTTTTAACACAGAGTATTTATGTTATTAACGCGCTTTGCATACTCTGTATTTTTTGTTTCGTCGGCTTGTTGCTGGTAAATTGGAGCTGGTTACGACTCAACGCCGCAGATTTACCGATTGGCGAGCGAGGTCGTGCCCTCATAAAAAGATTAGTGGCACGCGATATCGACACGCTTGCGTGGATTCTACTCACTTTAGCAATGGCGCTCGCGATGTTTACGCGTTTTTATTAAATCCGTTTATAATTCCTCGCCCAAGGCGGCCTCGAGTCGCCGCAAATCATTAATTAAAATTCCACCATTAGCAACCTTTATAAGACCTGCTACTTTTAGTTCTTGAATGCGTCGGCTGACGGTCTCACGCACTAGGCCGGAGTGGCGAGCAAGGTCATTCTCGTTAAGATTGATCAACACTGAGCCATCGATTTGCGGCTCGCCAAAGCGGTAGGCGACGTTAAGTAGTTCGAATATAAGTCGACTTCGAGCGCTGCCACCCATTAGGTGAGTCATGCGCCTTAACACGCCGTCAACGCCACGATACACGCGAGCCAACAGATCGAATAAAATATCAGGTTCATTATGCAAAAAGCGAACAACGTCGGCTTTTGGCGCAACGCGTACAGTCGTTTTTAGGCTTGCTTCAAAAAAGTAATAGTTTTTAACCTCATTAATAGCCGAGGACATCGGGAAAAACGCCCCGGGCTTAAACACATTAACTACAACTTCGTTGCCGTTTGGCGCAATATCATACTGGCTAACACGACCATCGACTAGGTAAAAGACTGATTGTATAGGATCATCCGCGCGCAACAATAACTCTCGCTTGTCAAACGACTGCGATGGGTAATTTTCAAAAAATAATCTGACTTTATCTTTAATATCCATGCGCATATTATACAGGCTTGGTTTTTTGTGTTGACTCTAGTGGGAAGCTAAGTCTGACTATTTTCCACTCGCGATCAAGTTATACTTATAAATCCGTCGCTCAACCTCTGATGCCGACTCTTTGAATTCCGCAGGATTTTTAAAAGCTATTTCGTCACCATCATCACCGGCGATAAACGACATTTTCTGCGGGTTCACCGCAAAAACCAGGCGTAGCTGCCAAAAGTTGTGCTCACTTAGATGCGCGGGTTCATCCACGCTTATAATCCTAAAATCAAAGTCTCCTAAAAGATTAACTTCTTCTTTCATTTCGCGGGCAATGGTAGATTTAATATTTTCACCATGATCCATACCGCCACCGGGTAAGTCCCACCAATCGCGACCAGTTTCTTTCACAACCAAAACTTCGCCTTTTTCATTCTGAACAAGGCATTTTAATGATATCCGGTAAAGGTAATCAGTTCTTCGAGTCGAGGGGCTGTCGTAGCTAACAACGCCAAGAGAATTTTGGCTGGACATGACATAATTATACAGCCAACTTAATTATGTACACGTGTATGTTGCGCTTTACTGTAATAAAGATATAATCGGGCCGTGAGTATTAAACAGTCGGCATCAAAGGTTAATAAAAACAAAAAAACCAAAAAACGTTATTTGATTTACGCGTTAATCTTATTAGTTTTAGCCATCGCGGCATCAATCGCTTTTATAATATTTCGGAATAATCATCAACTAAAGCCAGGGGCAACGGCTTATACACTAACTGTAGATGGACTACAACGCACGTATCGTCTATACGTACCCGCTTCGTTGCCGGCGGGCCAGGTTCCGCTCGTTGTAATGCTGCACGGGGCTTTGGGAACCGGACAGCAAGCCGAAGAAGACTACGGCTGGGATGCAAAGGCAGATGCTGAAAAGTTTGTTGTAGTCTATCCGGATGGTATCAAGCGATCATGGTCGGTAAGTAGTGACTGCTGTGGTCCACCAGCCAAAGATCATATTAACGATGTGGCTTTTATTACTTCGGTTGTTTCCGATATTTCCTCAAAGGTCTCTATAGATTCGTCACGAATTTACGCTACCGGCACCTCAAATGGTGGCGCCCTGGCATACCGTATGGCATGTGATACTGATATTTTTGCCGCCATAGCACCAGTCTCAACTGACATGCTCGGCGAATGTCCGGCGCCAAACCCAACCTCCGTAATTCATATACATGGCGCAGACGATGAAACCTTTCCATATAGCGGCGGCCCCGGGAAACGTAACAATGCAGGAACCGGCGACAGGCCTGCCAATACTACAGGACCTTCTATACCAGACCTCATAGCTATGTGGCGCGAAGTTGATAGCTGCAAACCACCAACCGATACCATTTCTGAACAGGTTAGGACTTCGCAGTCCAGTTGCGCCGAAGGACGAGATGTAACGCTCGTCACCATAGATGGTGCAGGACATCAGTGGCCAGGTGGAGCTGAACAAAAGCCAGTAGGCCGGAAGCTAATAGAACTGGATCCGCCTTTCAAGGCACTCGATGCAACGAGCGTTATCTGGCAATTTTTTAGCGAACACTAAGTGATGTCTAGTGGCCCATTTGGTGGCTTTGCGGAGTGATTTTATAGCCCCAGTCAGTTTGCCAAGTTTGCATTTGATCGATTTCTTTAGATTGAGCAGTCAGAATATCGTCAGCCATAACTTTTAGCTCGTCGTGCTTTGTATTCGCCCGAACCAGCCTGGCCATTTCTATTGCCCCTTGGTGATGGGCAATCATGCCACTTAAGAACGCCTTGTCGAAGTCGTCACCAGTTTTACCTTGCAAGCCAACCGACATTTCGCTCATTGTCATGTCGTCGTTATCCATCATTCCTTGCACGTCTGTTCGAGTATGTATGCCCATAGCGTTCATCATGCTAGTATAATTATTATTCACCGAGACTGTAGCAACAACCCAGGTTATGCCAATGCCAGCCAGCAGACCGACTCCCCCAAACAATAGTTCTTTTTTCATATATCCTCCGTTGTTATTAACGTGGCTCAACAAGCCGATGTACTACACCAAGATTCACTT
Protein-coding regions in this window:
- a CDS encoding acetate/propionate family kinase, whose translation is MKSDQYILTVNGGSSSVKLGLFLADRKILEATVENIGSSASLVTSSAKKLVTANNHLDAVKLLTSWLEPQVNFGSIVAVGHRIVNGGPSYYQAQIATNNVLKELQKLTAFSPDHLPTELELVKVFQSLLPQALQVLCFDTAFYHDLPSRSRILPIPRHLEAKGIRRYGFHGLSYAYILEELRRVEGENIADGRVIIAHLGNGASLTALENSKPIDTTMSMTPASGIPMSTRSGDLDPGLALYLSRAEGYDAKRFSRMVNFESGLLGISETTADMKKLLEIEAEDSRAKDAVEIFCYQVKKSIGGFAAALGGLDTLVFTGGIGENAPKIRSRICEELGFIGVTLDEARNRQNARLISVDGAKVGAYVIHTEESVTIAREASQLLKMKGAHEPQ
- a CDS encoding vitamin K epoxide reductase family protein, which gives rise to MIKPRTIYGIMTTGGVIGAIAAFLQTTEKIQLLKNKDAILACDLGSIFSCSDVLSAWQSSVFGFPNSLMCMTLFTIFAATALVGLSGGVLPKKLRLSIHALSLFTLGFALWFLTQSIYVINALCILCIFCFVGLLLVNWSWLRLNAADLPIGERGRALIKRLVARDIDTLAWILLTLAMALAMFTRFY
- a CDS encoding Crp/Fnr family transcriptional regulator gives rise to the protein MDIKDKVRLFFENYPSQSFDKRELLLRADDPIQSVFYLVDGRVSQYDIAPNGNEVVVNVFKPGAFFPMSSAINEVKNYYFFEASLKTTVRVAPKADVVRFLHNEPDILFDLLARVYRGVDGVLRRMTHLMGGSARSRLIFELLNVAYRFGEPQIDGSVLINLNENDLARHSGLVRETVSRRIQELKVAGLIKVANGGILINDLRRLEAALGEEL
- a CDS encoding NUDIX hydrolase; amino-acid sequence: MSSQNSLGVVSYDSPSTRRTDYLYRISLKCLVQNEKGEVLVVKETGRDWWDLPGGGMDHGENIKSTIAREMKEEVNLLGDFDFRIISVDEPAHLSEHNFWQLRLVFAVNPQKMSFIAGDDGDEIAFKNPAEFKESASEVERRIYKYNLIASGK
- a CDS encoding PHB depolymerase family esterase produces the protein MSIKQSASKVNKNKKTKKRYLIYALILLVLAIAASIAFIIFRNNHQLKPGATAYTLTVDGLQRTYRLYVPASLPAGQVPLVVMLHGALGTGQQAEEDYGWDAKADAEKFVVVYPDGIKRSWSVSSDCCGPPAKDHINDVAFITSVVSDISSKVSIDSSRIYATGTSNGGALAYRMACDTDIFAAIAPVSTDMLGECPAPNPTSVIHIHGADDETFPYSGGPGKRNNAGTGDRPANTTGPSIPDLIAMWREVDSCKPPTDTISEQVRTSQSSCAEGRDVTLVTIDGAGHQWPGGAEQKPVGRKLIELDPPFKALDATSVIWQFFSEH
- a CDS encoding DUF305 domain-containing protein, whose amino-acid sequence is MKKELLFGGVGLLAGIGITWVVATVSVNNNYTSMMNAMGIHTRTDVQGMMDNDDMTMSEMSVGLQGKTGDDFDKAFLSGMIAHHQGAIEMARLVRANTKHDELKVMADDILTAQSKEIDQMQTWQTDWGYKITPQSHQMGH